In Brevibacillus brevis, a genomic segment contains:
- a CDS encoding TAXI family TRAP transporter solute-binding subunit, which translates to MKKRSLLLSLTLLLTMSLVTACGGGGGSAQGGQGGNASGGSNDPSQLIIATGGTGGTYYPLGGGMAEQITKNAGITATAQATGASAENIRLLRDKKADIAFTQNDIAEYASKGTNMFEQDGKIESFQALGALYDETIQIVVAKDSNIKSVADLKGKRVSVGAPGSGTEMNAKQILEAYGLTFEDTQLQRLSFADSSKAIQDGQLDAAFQTAGTPTAAITELAATTGVKIIPIDADKIDAIIAKYPFYVKTTVPANTYQTVPEEVTTVSVKSMLVIRADLSEDLVYKVTKAIFENTDKLGHAKAKEIKMDSVLSGVSLPVHPGAKKYFDEKGVK; encoded by the coding sequence ATGAAAAAACGCAGTCTGCTCCTTTCTCTGACCCTCCTGCTGACCATGTCGCTCGTGACGGCATGTGGCGGCGGAGGCGGCAGCGCTCAAGGCGGCCAAGGCGGCAATGCCAGCGGCGGCAGCAACGACCCGTCCCAACTGATCATCGCCACAGGCGGTACAGGCGGCACCTACTACCCGCTCGGCGGCGGAATGGCCGAACAAATCACCAAAAACGCCGGTATTACCGCTACCGCCCAAGCGACAGGCGCATCGGCAGAGAACATCCGTCTGTTGCGCGACAAGAAAGCGGATATTGCCTTCACCCAAAACGATATCGCTGAATACGCGTCCAAAGGCACCAACATGTTCGAACAGGACGGCAAGATCGAATCCTTCCAGGCTTTGGGCGCTCTCTACGACGAGACGATCCAGATCGTGGTGGCGAAAGACAGCAACATCAAGAGCGTAGCCGATCTGAAAGGCAAGCGCGTTTCCGTCGGGGCGCCAGGCAGCGGTACCGAAATGAACGCCAAGCAAATTTTGGAAGCGTATGGCTTGACCTTCGAAGACACGCAGCTGCAACGCCTGTCGTTCGCTGACTCGTCGAAAGCGATTCAGGACGGACAGCTGGATGCCGCCTTCCAAACAGCGGGAACCCCAACTGCTGCGATCACAGAGCTGGCTGCAACTACCGGGGTAAAAATCATCCCGATCGATGCGGACAAGATCGATGCGATCATCGCCAAGTATCCGTTCTATGTAAAAACAACGGTTCCTGCGAACACCTACCAAACGGTACCTGAAGAAGTCACTACCGTATCCGTGAAATCCATGTTGGTCATTCGCGCAGACCTGAGCGAAGACCTGGTGTACAAAGTGACGAAAGCGATTTTTGAAAACACGGACAAACTCGGCCACGCCAAGGCAAAAGAAATCAAAAT
- a CDS encoding sensor histidine kinase: MRENFYILLVMLLTVPIAGELKFHPFQDDFRISFGTTAFFFLLLWLRPSFIAGLLTGATVVLFRILLDWMSLDAFDFVRSFHSHLPAFFFYATFAGLFSLFRVNRFHHLPLWVGLLGTAAEIGANLVELSFRSSSWGSVLHLSVIGPIAAIALIRSFFVLSFFNIIQLRQAKWMESQQRNRNERILMLISNLYEESVHLKKTLQQVEDITRDCYDLYRKIKEQVPDGWGDGFSKQALSIAGQVHEVKKDNQRIYAGLSKLISDQNERDYMAMGELIAVTVRAHEKYARLLGKTIRFEAEVAAPYLACHIYTTLSLLNNLVANAVEAIQDKGTVSIRASLSESRQWIQFSVSDDGPGIQVKDRELLFMPGFTTKYDVSGKPSTGIGLCYVKEVIDNLQGHIDISDEREGRGTCFLLRLPIASLVQKG; the protein is encoded by the coding sequence ATGAGAGAGAACTTCTACATTCTATTAGTCATGCTGCTCACCGTCCCGATCGCGGGCGAACTCAAGTTTCATCCCTTCCAGGACGATTTTCGCATCAGTTTTGGGACGACGGCTTTTTTCTTTTTGCTTCTGTGGCTGAGGCCCTCCTTTATAGCGGGGCTTTTGACGGGGGCGACCGTCGTGCTGTTTCGCATCTTGCTGGACTGGATGTCGCTGGACGCCTTCGATTTTGTCCGTTCGTTTCACTCGCACTTGCCCGCCTTCTTCTTTTACGCCACGTTTGCCGGATTGTTTTCCCTCTTTCGGGTCAACCGGTTTCACCATTTGCCGCTTTGGGTAGGTCTACTCGGGACCGCCGCCGAGATCGGAGCCAACCTGGTCGAGCTCTCGTTTCGCTCGTCTTCGTGGGGAAGTGTGCTGCATCTCTCCGTCATCGGGCCGATCGCAGCCATCGCGCTGATTCGCAGCTTTTTTGTCCTCAGCTTTTTCAACATCATTCAACTGCGCCAGGCCAAATGGATGGAGAGTCAGCAGCGAAACCGCAACGAGCGCATCCTGATGCTGATTTCCAATCTGTACGAGGAATCGGTCCACCTGAAAAAGACGCTGCAGCAGGTCGAGGACATCACCCGGGATTGCTACGATCTCTACCGGAAAATAAAAGAACAGGTGCCGGACGGCTGGGGGGACGGCTTCTCCAAGCAGGCGTTGTCGATCGCCGGTCAGGTGCACGAGGTGAAAAAGGACAACCAGCGCATTTACGCAGGGCTCTCCAAGCTCATCTCCGATCAGAACGAACGTGACTATATGGCCATGGGCGAGCTGATTGCCGTGACCGTTCGCGCTCATGAAAAGTACGCCAGACTGCTGGGCAAGACCATCCGTTTCGAGGCGGAGGTGGCTGCTCCGTATTTGGCTTGCCACATTTACACGACCTTGTCGCTGCTCAACAACCTCGTGGCCAATGCTGTCGAAGCGATCCAGGACAAAGGAACGGTGTCGATTCGAGCATCCTTGTCGGAATCGCGGCAATGGATTCAATTTTCTGTGTCCGATGACGGACCGGGGATTCAGGTGAAGGATAGGGAGCTGCTATTCATGCCCGGCTTCACCACCAAGTACGATGTTTCGGGCAAACCGTCTACAGGCATCGGCCTCTGTTATGTAAAGGAAGTCATCGACAACCTGCAAGGACACATCGACATTTCGGACGAGCGGGAAGGGCGTGGCACCTGCTTTCTCCTGCGGCTGCCGATTGCCAGTCTTGTTCAGAAAGGGTGA
- a CDS encoding response regulator, whose amino-acid sequence MRYFITDDDPAVRSMLAHIIEDADLGEVCGEAEDGSQIDRDFLEWKRADILLIDLLMPNRDGIETVRQLQDYSGKIVMISQIESKEMIAEAYSLGIEYYITKPVNRLEVISVLQKVRERILLQQSIEGIQRSLSVLSGHAAAPKKEPVYKEQSIGSSARFLLTELGVISEAGSRDLLDMMEYLHRWEKGKAPEDSFPSLKEIFQRVAASKLGTENAALVQKEVKAAEQRVRRAIYQALTHLASLGLTDYSNPKFETYAATFFDFTEVRKRMRELESQQESALSNAKINTKKFMFVLYMESKRRLG is encoded by the coding sequence ATGCGTTACTTCATTACCGATGACGATCCGGCCGTCCGCTCGATGCTGGCGCACATCATCGAGGACGCCGACCTGGGGGAAGTGTGCGGGGAGGCGGAGGATGGCTCCCAAATCGACCGGGACTTTCTGGAGTGGAAGCGGGCGGACATTCTCCTGATTGACCTCCTGATGCCAAACCGCGATGGGATCGAGACGGTGCGCCAGCTGCAGGATTACAGCGGGAAGATCGTGATGATCTCGCAGATCGAGTCCAAAGAGATGATCGCAGAAGCGTATTCGCTCGGCATCGAATACTACATCACCAAGCCGGTCAATCGGCTCGAGGTGATCAGCGTGTTGCAAAAAGTGCGGGAGCGAATTTTGCTGCAGCAGTCGATCGAAGGCATCCAAAGATCGCTCAGCGTCCTTTCCGGCCATGCCGCTGCGCCTAAAAAGGAACCGGTTTACAAGGAGCAAAGCATCGGGAGCTCGGCGCGTTTTTTGCTTACCGAACTGGGGGTGATCAGCGAAGCCGGCAGCAGAGATCTGCTCGATATGATGGAATATTTGCACCGTTGGGAAAAAGGAAAGGCTCCGGAGGATTCGTTTCCTTCGCTTAAGGAGATCTTTCAGCGAGTGGCCGCAAGCAAGCTGGGGACGGAGAACGCGGCCCTGGTGCAAAAAGAGGTAAAGGCTGCGGAGCAGAGGGTCAGGCGTGCCATTTACCAGGCGTTGACCCATTTGGCCTCCCTCGGGCTGACGGACTACTCGAACCCCAAATTCGAGACGTACGCCGCGACCTTCTTTGATTTTACCGAGGTCCGCAAGCGCATGCGCGAGCTGGAATCGCAGCAGGAGTCGGCTCTCTCGAATGCCAAGATCAACACGAAAAAATTCATGTTCGTCCTCTATATGGAGTCCAAGCGCAGACTCGGGTAA
- a CDS encoding tetraprenyl-beta-curcumene synthase family protein, protein MSELRNPWQLLYRVYRHVLPVLEREFAAWYQRAQAIPNPELRKQALDSMNTKKFHCQGGSVYAAQVVPFVETVVPLIVAYQTISDYLDNLCDRSTSLDPEDFRQLHVSMQDALTPGAPLRDYYQYREDKDDGGYLAALVETCQKHAARLPGYAKIQAKVVEFSCLYSDLQVYKHIAPQLREGELLRWWGKYQERYDELYWQEFAAVTGSTIGIFALFCLATQPDVPDEQIRRVSEAYFPWMCGLHILLDYLIDLEEDRLGGDLNFVSYYESERDATERLQYFMKQAKASVRRLPNPSFHRMIVDGLIAFYLADRKVNRSQPRIYTIAKQLLKQAKGLPSILFYVNSLLVRR, encoded by the coding sequence GTGAGCGAACTGCGTAATCCATGGCAGCTACTATACCGAGTCTATCGCCATGTGCTACCTGTGCTGGAGCGGGAGTTTGCGGCTTGGTACCAGAGGGCGCAGGCCATTCCCAATCCCGAGTTGCGGAAACAGGCGCTGGATAGTATGAATACAAAGAAATTTCATTGCCAGGGCGGATCGGTGTACGCCGCCCAGGTCGTTCCGTTCGTGGAGACCGTCGTCCCTCTGATTGTGGCTTACCAGACGATCAGCGATTATTTGGACAACCTCTGCGACCGCAGTACCTCCCTGGATCCCGAAGACTTTCGGCAGCTGCACGTATCGATGCAGGATGCTCTGACCCCAGGAGCCCCGCTGCGGGACTACTATCAGTATCGAGAAGACAAGGATGACGGCGGCTACCTGGCTGCCTTGGTGGAGACCTGCCAGAAGCATGCGGCCCGGTTGCCGGGATACGCCAAGATTCAGGCGAAGGTCGTGGAGTTCTCCTGCCTGTACAGCGACCTCCAGGTGTACAAGCACATCGCCCCGCAATTGCGGGAGGGAGAGCTCTTGAGATGGTGGGGCAAATACCAGGAGCGGTACGACGAGCTGTACTGGCAGGAATTTGCGGCGGTGACAGGCTCGACGATCGGCATTTTTGCTCTGTTTTGCCTGGCAACGCAGCCGGATGTTCCGGATGAGCAGATTCGCCGGGTGAGCGAGGCGTATTTCCCTTGGATGTGCGGATTACATATCTTGCTCGACTATTTGATCGATCTGGAGGAAGACAGGCTGGGCGGGGATTTGAACTTCGTCAGCTACTATGAATCGGAGCGGGACGCGACGGAGCGGCTGCAATACTTCATGAAACAAGCAAAGGCAAGCGTCAGACGCTTGCCAAATCCTTCATTTCACCGTATGATCGTGGACGGGCTCATTGCATTCTACCTCGCGGATCGCAAGGTAAACCGTAGTCAGCCACGTATTTACACCATTGCAAAGCAGTTGTTAAAACAGGCGAAAGGCTTGCCGTCGATCCTGTTTTACGTGAATAGTTTGCTTGTGAGAAGGTAA
- a CDS encoding DUF5325 family protein has protein sequence MNRYQMVTLALAICVTACLIGVGIAIGEKSPLGILGCIIVAFSLMGYGFSYKRKHLR, from the coding sequence ATGAATCGTTATCAAATGGTAACATTAGCTCTGGCAATTTGCGTAACCGCCTGTCTCATCGGAGTGGGCATTGCCATCGGGGAGAAAAGTCCCCTCGGTATCCTTGGCTGTATCATCGTTGCCTTCTCTTTGATGGGATATGGCTTTTCGTACAAGCGCAAGCATTTGCGCTGA
- a CDS encoding PilZ domain-containing protein gives MESILQIKRGNRILEGNVTYEEGDLIEAVFPCQVDVTVGDQLPCLLATDYDTISNFEAVVVAKESNRLFLFHSPTIVEFREQRRRYPRFDMDVKGWIQYPTQEPDSLFSVYSQMVDLVNLSLGGLAFRSDKPVPEEQPIHFSVELYGRNRPDGVIKTELKVIHERTQGSHYLFGCTIQAINARHFHNLRKYLLQRQIEERRKVKV, from the coding sequence ATGGAAAGCATTTTACAAATTAAAAGAGGCAATCGGATCTTGGAAGGAAACGTGACGTACGAGGAAGGGGATTTGATCGAGGCCGTCTTTCCCTGTCAGGTGGATGTGACGGTGGGCGATCAGCTCCCTTGCTTGCTGGCCACGGACTACGATACGATCAGCAATTTTGAAGCGGTAGTCGTAGCCAAGGAAAGCAATCGTCTCTTCCTGTTCCATTCGCCCACGATTGTCGAGTTTCGCGAGCAACGGCGCCGTTATCCGCGGTTTGACATGGATGTAAAAGGATGGATTCAGTATCCCACGCAAGAGCCGGACTCGCTTTTTTCCGTGTACAGCCAGATGGTTGATCTGGTCAATTTGAGTCTGGGAGGACTGGCGTTTCGCTCTGACAAGCCCGTCCCCGAGGAGCAGCCCATCCATTTTTCAGTCGAGTTGTACGGGCGCAACAGGCCGGATGGCGTGATCAAGACGGAGCTCAAGGTCATCCACGAGAGGACACAGGGCTCGCATTATTTGTTCGGATGTACGATTCAGGCGATCAACGCCAGACACTTCCACAACCTGCGCAAATACCTCTTGCAGCGGCAAATCGAGGAGCGCAGAAAAGTCAAAGTATAA
- a CDS encoding MFS transporter: MLRENKTFRILFFAYGLSTLGDWFDFIAVSILLGFVWQADPMTMALLPIAYAAPGIVLGQVAGVLADRVDKVRLMIVMDVVQAGSTLLLLAMPDPASFLLVIALRSCASVFNDPAQQTLTRQVVPELQLMQATSLNGAVMQAGKLIGPLVGGIVAAFYAPAVCLMINAGSFLLSAVLLLTIRHADRRTAQASARLRQKAVPLHESWREGWAVFLQNRILLLSTIFSLCAMMAIQLADAQLPVIFREKLPRHPEMVGYTVSVIGFGALCTITWLHRLRELRSYGWILGSGVFLIGVCFAWIALYEPAESRYWLLVAALFGGVGTGLTTVGSNYLVQKETPPEALGRVRGIIDSLTSATFIMAPLLGGWLMTAWSPSPAFLAVGFAIAAIGAFALLFQRAIWGARRAKEHGVSRQAG, translated from the coding sequence ATGCTCAGGGAAAACAAAACCTTTCGCATATTGTTCTTTGCCTACGGACTGTCTACGCTCGGCGACTGGTTCGATTTTATTGCGGTGTCGATCTTGCTCGGCTTCGTCTGGCAGGCTGATCCGATGACGATGGCGCTTTTGCCGATCGCTTACGCTGCGCCCGGGATCGTCCTGGGGCAGGTCGCGGGAGTGCTGGCCGACCGCGTAGACAAGGTCAGGCTGATGATCGTCATGGATGTCGTACAGGCAGGCTCCACCCTGCTTCTGCTTGCCATGCCCGATCCTGCCTCGTTTTTGCTGGTCATCGCCTTGCGTTCATGCGCCTCGGTGTTCAACGATCCTGCCCAGCAGACGTTGACGCGGCAGGTCGTACCAGAGCTGCAGCTCATGCAGGCGACCTCCCTGAACGGGGCCGTCATGCAGGCGGGCAAGCTGATCGGCCCCTTGGTCGGCGGCATCGTCGCGGCGTTTTATGCACCTGCCGTCTGCCTCATGATCAATGCCGGCAGCTTCTTGCTTTCCGCTGTCCTGCTCCTGACGATTCGGCATGCCGACAGGCGGACTGCCCAGGCTTCTGCACGCCTCCGCCAAAAAGCCGTCCCGCTTCATGAATCGTGGCGGGAAGGCTGGGCAGTCTTTTTGCAAAACCGGATCCTTTTGCTCAGTACAATCTTTTCCCTGTGCGCCATGATGGCGATCCAGCTGGCGGACGCGCAGTTGCCGGTTATCTTTCGGGAAAAACTCCCCCGCCATCCGGAAATGGTCGGCTATACGGTCAGCGTTATCGGCTTCGGCGCCTTGTGCACCATCACGTGGCTGCACCGTCTCCGCGAGCTGCGCTCGTACGGCTGGATACTGGGCAGCGGCGTCTTCCTGATCGGCGTCTGCTTTGCGTGGATCGCCCTGTATGAGCCGGCGGAAAGCCGGTATTGGCTGCTTGTCGCCGCTTTGTTCGGCGGGGTCGGCACCGGGCTGACGACGGTCGGCAGCAATTACCTCGTGCAAAAGGAAACCCCGCCGGAAGCACTCGGGAGAGTCCGCGGGATTATCGACTCGCTGACCAGCGCGACGTTTATCATGGCCCCGCTCCTGGGCGGCTGGCTGATGACAGCATGGAGTCCCAGCCCCGCCTTCCTGGCGGTAGGTTTCGCCATCGCGGCGATCGGCGCCTTTGCCCTGCTGTTCCAACGGGCTATCTGGGGAGCGCGGAGGGCCAAAGAACACGGCGTTTCGAGGCAGGCCGGATAA
- a CDS encoding winged helix-turn-helix domain-containing protein, translating into MGMISWSDESFQVHYADETVTLLPKEYALLHYLFTWRNRTFSREELLDRVWPLEDPTDRTVDDHIYRLRRKLHKWSHLFTIDTVRGVGYRLTWKQYQPPKPSDLNRDFSDHLRRLLETYHGMGMGAAMQTLAANQDVLGFSLDPYYDKYLHFIRGNFAWFVENSSVPMPEKLFYLFHIYYMAVTDPLQALGLFKRIEPLFAQMPSLFHDEMQIVAVGLYAMAGLHEEAEAQLAKARPIVENLRSDSFTLFLQAQQALLALLSDRLDEAEELLRLSAEKLQMVPMQRELGSFTIYRGICLYRRGERTRARQLVDEGIEVVRATKFVPHLIYGIHTIQFFLRTFACDEEWRRKYDKLWSELKAEYRLGELERSILSLVARAV; encoded by the coding sequence ATGGGGATGATCTCATGGTCCGACGAGTCGTTTCAGGTCCATTACGCCGATGAGACCGTTACTTTGTTGCCGAAGGAATACGCCTTGCTCCACTATTTGTTCACCTGGAGAAACCGGACGTTTTCCCGGGAAGAACTGCTGGACCGGGTGTGGCCGCTCGAGGACCCGACAGACCGGACCGTCGACGACCACATCTACCGGCTGCGCCGCAAGCTGCACAAATGGTCGCATCTGTTTACCATCGATACCGTGCGCGGAGTGGGGTACCGGCTGACGTGGAAGCAGTATCAGCCGCCCAAGCCGTCAGACCTCAATCGCGACTTCTCTGACCACCTCCGCAGACTGCTGGAGACGTATCACGGCATGGGGATGGGCGCTGCCATGCAGACGCTGGCCGCCAATCAGGACGTGCTCGGGTTTTCCCTGGATCCTTATTACGACAAGTACCTGCATTTTATTCGCGGCAATTTTGCCTGGTTTGTGGAGAATTCGTCCGTCCCGATGCCGGAGAAGCTGTTTTATCTGTTCCATATATACTACATGGCGGTGACCGATCCCTTGCAGGCACTCGGCTTGTTTAAACGGATCGAGCCTCTTTTTGCGCAGATGCCTTCTCTGTTTCACGATGAGATGCAAATCGTTGCGGTGGGATTGTACGCGATGGCCGGTTTGCACGAGGAAGCCGAAGCGCAGTTGGCGAAGGCCCGACCGATTGTGGAGAACCTCCGCTCCGACAGCTTTACCCTCTTCCTGCAAGCCCAACAGGCTCTGCTCGCGCTCCTGTCCGATCGGCTGGACGAGGCGGAAGAGCTGCTCCGGCTTTCTGCCGAGAAGCTGCAAATGGTCCCGATGCAGCGTGAACTGGGCAGCTTCACCATCTACCGGGGGATCTGCCTGTACCGGCGGGGAGAGCGCACGAGGGCGCGGCAGCTGGTTGACGAAGGGATCGAAGTCGTTCGTGCGACGAAATTCGTTCCTCATTTGATCTACGGAATCCATACCATCCAGTTTTTCCTGCGTACCTTCGCCTGCGATGAAGAATGGCGGCGAAAATACGATAAGCTGTGGTCAGAGCTGAAAGCCGAGTACCGGCTGGGGGAACTCGAGAGATCGATCCTCTCCCTCGTCGCAAGAGCCGTTTGA
- a CDS encoding sigma 54-interacting transcriptional regulator translates to MKPLFSLGGEVSSLAAPVNPDAITIRAGETEGVWQNGAQSVRAIAVNQRTTLDEISKQLALAANDAEIPALVTVDDDGTPTGIITPGQLLAAFLALTQNQSVLLGTLMDTMSEAVTIVDSRNVVQYWNRAAEKIYEIDRAGVLGTALDEHFASESIRLLDALRQGTSVHRVYHIPRPDSHVLINAAPILLEGDIIGAISIEQDITELVRLNEELAHTTAHLHTLQQEMSRFQAADDPFYAIKGHSASIQSAISSAQKVAQTDATVLIYGESGVGKELFAKAIHQASRRREKPFIAINCGAIPAALFESELFGYQGGAFTGAEKKGKPGKLELAHGGTLFLDEIGELPLELQVKLLRALQEKQFYRVGGTEPITVNTRIVAATNRQLEQMVADGRFREDLYYRLNVFSLEIPPLRERREDLPELVQIFIQEYSVIHEQPVPRIAPEVMQALFDYSWPGNIRQLRNVIERLSILQENGAIQPEHLPSAIRSQHAAESGRGFPSAAFPLQAAPPSASHASGPQAGAPFFPAPAPAASERERIAAALARTYGNKKAAAELLGISRGTLYNKMKKYDLREESFKWG, encoded by the coding sequence TTGAAACCGCTATTTTCTCTCGGGGGGGAAGTGTCCTCGCTGGCCGCTCCGGTCAATCCTGACGCTATCACAATACGCGCGGGCGAAACGGAAGGTGTGTGGCAAAACGGGGCGCAGAGCGTGAGGGCCATTGCAGTGAATCAGCGCACGACACTGGATGAGATCAGCAAGCAACTGGCCCTTGCGGCGAACGATGCGGAGATCCCCGCCCTCGTGACTGTCGACGACGATGGCACTCCGACAGGCATCATCACGCCCGGCCAGCTTCTTGCTGCGTTTCTCGCCCTGACGCAAAACCAGTCGGTTCTGCTGGGGACCCTGATGGATACGATGAGCGAAGCCGTGACGATCGTCGACTCGCGCAATGTCGTCCAGTACTGGAACCGGGCGGCGGAAAAGATCTACGAGATCGATCGTGCCGGGGTGCTCGGGACTGCGCTGGACGAGCACTTCGCCAGCGAATCGATCCGCCTGCTGGACGCTCTGCGCCAAGGGACGTCCGTCCATCGCGTATACCACATTCCCCGACCGGACAGCCACGTGCTGATCAATGCCGCTCCGATTCTGCTCGAGGGCGATATCATCGGGGCGATTTCCATCGAGCAGGACATCACCGAGCTCGTCAGACTCAATGAGGAGCTGGCCCACACGACCGCCCATCTGCACACGCTGCAGCAGGAAATGAGCCGCTTCCAGGCTGCGGACGATCCGTTCTACGCGATCAAGGGGCATTCGGCCTCCATCCAGTCGGCCATCTCGTCCGCGCAAAAAGTGGCACAGACCGACGCGACCGTGCTGATCTACGGGGAGAGCGGCGTAGGCAAGGAGCTGTTTGCCAAGGCGATCCATCAGGCGAGCCGGCGACGGGAAAAGCCATTTATCGCCATCAACTGCGGAGCCATCCCGGCGGCCTTGTTTGAGAGCGAGCTGTTCGGCTACCAGGGAGGGGCCTTCACCGGCGCCGAGAAGAAAGGAAAGCCCGGAAAGCTGGAGCTGGCGCACGGCGGCACCTTGTTTCTCGATGAAATCGGGGAGCTTCCCCTGGAGCTGCAGGTCAAGCTGCTGCGCGCTCTGCAGGAGAAGCAATTTTACCGCGTGGGCGGAACGGAACCGATCACCGTCAACACGCGGATCGTCGCTGCCACGAACCGCCAGCTGGAGCAGATGGTGGCAGACGGAAGATTTCGTGAAGATCTCTACTACCGGCTCAACGTCTTTTCCCTGGAAATTCCGCCGCTGCGTGAACGGCGGGAGGACCTTCCGGAGCTCGTGCAAATATTCATTCAGGAGTACTCCGTGATCCATGAGCAGCCCGTTCCCCGGATCGCTCCCGAGGTCATGCAGGCGCTGTTCGATTACAGCTGGCCGGGCAACATTCGCCAGCTGCGCAACGTCATCGAGCGATTGTCCATCCTGCAGGAAAACGGCGCGATTCAGCCGGAGCATCTTCCGTCGGCCATCCGCTCGCAGCACGCGGCAGAGTCGGGCAGAGGCTTTCCATCGGCCGCCTTTCCACTGCAAGCAGCGCCACCGTCCGCCAGCCATGCCTCTGGGCCGCAGGCGGGAGCGCCCTTCTTCCCCGCGCCTGCTCCGGCAGCATCGGAGCGAGAGCGCATCGCAGCCGCACTGGCACGCACGTACGGCAACAAAAAGGCGGCGGCCGAGCTGCTCGGCATCTCGCGCGGAACGTTGTACAACAAGATGAAAAAATACGATTTGCGTGAGGAGTCATTCAAATGGGGATGA